The following DNA comes from Terriglobia bacterium.
CCGATGTGCTGGAGAAATTTGCCGCCCGCGCCTTCCTCGACATCGAATTGAAAGTCAGCGGCCTGGAAAACGACGTAGCCGCCATGGTCCGCGACCATCCGCCGCAGCGCGGCTATTTCATCTCGTCATTCCTGCGGCAAGTGATCGAGCGCCTCGGCGCAACCGACGAAACTCTTCCCCTCGGCCTCATCTGCGACTCGCAACGCCAACTTGCCGCCTGGACTCGCCTGCCTATCCAGGCGCTGTTTCTCGAACGCCGCCTGGTTACCGGCGCAATCGTCGAGGCGCTACACGCCGCCAACAAGAAAGTTTTTGTGTGGACCGTGAA
Coding sequences within:
- a CDS encoding glycerophosphodiester phosphodiesterase — its product is MREKPLLLGHRGARRDALENTIAAFELALAHGCDGFEFDVRLTADRRCVICHDPRLAGLDLETSRYHQLPPGTPCLPDVLEKFAARAFLDIELKVSGLENDVAAMVRDHPPQRGYFISSFLRQVIERLGATDETLPLGLICDSQRQLAAWTRLPIQALFLERRLVTGAIVEALHAANKKVFVWTVNRERDMRRFAQLAVDGIISDDTKLLAETFFSR